A segment of the Pseudomonadota bacterium genome:
AGTAATCACATGATCAACCCCTTCGCATTCCATGAGATAATTTTCAGCCCGCTTGATTTCTTTTGCCGTTTCATTGATATGTGTTCCTTCGGGAAACCGGAAATCAATATAATATTGCTGGCTGGTCGAATCAGGGAAAAAACTGTTTTTGACATATTTAAACCCAAAAAGGGAAAGAAAGAATAAACCGATTACAATACAAACCGTAATCCACCTGAAACGTATACTGACTGACAGAAATTTTCTATAAAACTGATAGAATTTACCCGCATAAGGATCGCCGGATTCGCCGTTGTTATTTTTCCCGTTTTTTGTTGTTAAGAAATTTAGACAAAATAGCGGCGTGCTGGTTACGGCAGTCAGCCAGCTTATCGACAGTGATATCAAAATCACGTAAAATAATGTCCGGCAGTATTCTCCGGTACTATCCTGTGACATCCCTATAGCAGCAAATGCGGCAATTGCAATCAGTGTTGCATAAAATAGCGGCACAGCCACCTGCCCTGCCACTTCTTTGGCAGACGTGCGCGCATCCGCACCCCTGGCCATTCTTACCCGCATGCCGTCTGTCACTACTATTGCATTATCAACCAGCATTCCCAGGGCAATCACAAGTGCGCCGAGTGAAATCCTTTGAAGTGTGATTTCAAATACATCCATGAACAATAAAGTACTCATAATTGTGATAAGCAGGATAGCCCCGATGATAAGGCCGCTTCGCAGTCCCATAAATATCAAAAGAACAATTATCACAACACCTACTGCTTCCAAAAGATTTATCAGAAAACCGTTAATGGCCGTGCTTACGGCATCGGTCTGGAGATAAATTGGATAAGCTTTCATTCCCAAAGGCGCCAAAGCCTCGAGTTCGAAAAAACGTTTTTTTAACGCCTCGCCCATTGCGATTACATTACCACCGGATACGGTCGAAATGGCCATCCCGATAGCCGGTTTGCGATCATACCGTAAAATGGGATCCGATGGTTCCTTGTATCCGCGTTTGATAACAGCAACATCACGCAAATAAACCATGCTCCGGGCATTTGGGCCTATTCCTCTAATAAGAAGATCACCGAAATCCTTTTCCGACTTAAACATTCCCGTTGGATTTACCGGAATATATTCTTTGCCAAGCGTCAGATGGCCCGATTCCACAGGCAGGTTTTTGGAAGCCAGGGCGTTATAGATATGTTCCTGGGAAATACCCAGCTCCGCCATTTGTTCACGCCTCATTTCCACATAGATCACTTCCGGCTGCACCCCGTAAAGCACAATCTTTTTAACATCCTGAGCCTGGAGCAATTCGCGCTGAAGTAATTTAGCGTACTTATAAATCTCGTTATAAGTATAACCGTCACCGGTAATAGCTACATAAACGCCGAATACATCTCCAAAATCATCGTTTACAATAGATGGCCCGGCGCCGGGGGGAAGCCTGGACTGGTAATCATTAACCTTACGACGAATTTCGTCCCAAATCTGTGGAAGTGTGTCCTTGTTAAACTTTTCCTGGATACTGACCTTTATCTGTGAATAGCCCCTGGAAGACCGTGACTCAATCCAGTTTACCTGCCCCAGCTCCTGGATGGCCTTTTCAAGGACGTTTGTAACTTCTTCTTCCACTTCCGCAGCAGACGCACCCGGATATAATGTAACAACAACTGCTTCTTTAATCGTGAACTCCGGATCTTCAAGGCGGGACAAATTGTTGTAGGCGAACCCTCCGAGGACAAAAACAAGTATGGTTATCACCCATGTAACCACGTTTTTTCTTATACTGAGTTCGGCAATATTCATCATTTATAGGCCTCCAGTTCATCGAGGTCCCGAACTTTCATTCCTTCTCTTAACATGCTAACACCTGAGGTAGCGATCTTTTCGCCGTATGAAAGACCTTTAAGAATCTGGATACTATCTTCTCCCGTGAGATTACCCGTAGCAACTTTGCGCTTGTGAACAGTCATTTTACCGGGATCAACCACCCATACATTTGAATTCCCGGCTTCATCGGCAAAAACACAAATAGCCGGAATCACATATGTCTGGCTGTCGCATTCTCCCAATTCAGCCTTGGCAAGAACATTTGCCGTCATACCAGGGAAAATATTGATACCTTTCGGGGATTTCATCATCAGAACAACCTGATAGGTCAAGGTCATGGGATCAGCTTCCGTGCCGATTTCCTTATAGTCCAGTTTATAAAATTTTCCGGGATCTGCTGTAAATTCCGCAAAAGTACTTGAGTTTTTCTCTTTAATATTTGCTACCACATTTTCGGGCACATTTATAAGTATTTCAACATAGGAAATGTCCTGAAGACTTACAATGGGCTGTTTGGCCTGAACTTCACCAAAATTGTTAACATAGCGCTTGGCAATAACACCGGCAAAAGGGGCACTCATATAAGTATAACTCAATTTATCCTTTGCTCCTTCAACCGCAGCCTCAAGAGATGTAATTTCAGCATTTGCTATGTCTAATGCCGCACGCCTCTGGTCAACCATTGCCTGACTTGTCGCACCGGAATCTTCTTTTTTGATTCTTAATATTCTTTCATAATCGCTTTGTGCGCGTTCGACAGATGCCCTGGCCATCGCCAATTGTCCTTGTGCCTGTTTGAGATTTATCTGAAAGTCTTTTGGATTTATCTGTGCCAAAAGTTCACCTTTTCCTACATATTGCCCTTCCTTTACGGAAAGTTTAATTAGCAGGCCCGGTACCTGGAAAGCCAGATCCACACGCTGTGAAGCGCGAACCTTGCCGGGAAACTTCCGTGTGGAGATTTCGCAAATATCTGTCAAAGTCAATATTTTAACAGGTCTTACAACCGGTTCTTTATCAATTGCCGCTTTTTCTTTTGAACAAGAACTTATAAAAACTACTAAAAAAATAATCAGGCCGATCAATATCAAACGTGTGATATCAAATAACCTGAAGTTGTTATCGTTGATTTCCATATATGGTTTCATTACCTTACCTCTAGTAGAATATTGAAATAATCATATGATACAATTAATAAACAGATAGAAAAGCTATTCCGGCCACAACGTATTTTAATAAATAATTAATAATATTATAAATATTGTATTGAGAAATGTTAATACATTATTACTTTCTTTGCAAATAGAAAGTAATAAATATTAACTTACTTTTCAATACCTGTTATAAAAATTATTTATCCCGGCATTGGTGCAAATAGGTCTTTTAAACAAAATTATTATAGTATAAAAAGGAATAAAGGGGTTTTTGTATATTTATGTTTTTATCTCCCGTTTAAATATCAATTATTTTATCTTTTTCACAAAGCTTAACAGGAGGTTCAATTGAAGTTAAAACAGATAGCAGTAAATATCGAAAATTCGCCAGGTCGTTTTTTTGAGGTAATCCAAATATTAGGCAATGCCGGAATAAACTTAAGGGCCCATAACCTTGTTGATACCGGAGAATGTGGAATCCTGCGACTTATCGTTTCCGATCTTGCCAAAGCAAGACGTATACTTATGGAAAAGCAACTGCCTGCAATAGTCGAAAATGTGGTCGCCGCAGAAATTGAAGACAAGCCGGGACAGCTTGCAGCATTACTTGAACCTTTGCAAAATGCAAAAGTACGAGTAATTTACATGTATACCTATATTGGTTTTTGCTCAGGCAAAACTGTCATGATTTTTCGTTTCAGTGATAATGATAAAGCAATTGAAGTTTTACAGGAAAACGGAATAAAGTTAATTGATGCAAAAGCTCTTGGAATTGATACGACATGAAGTTTTTTTTAGGAA
Coding sequences within it:
- a CDS encoding efflux RND transporter permease subunit, which gives rise to MNIAELSIRKNVVTWVITILVFVLGGFAYNNLSRLEDPEFTIKEAVVVTLYPGASAAEVEEEVTNVLEKAIQELGQVNWIESRSSRGYSQIKVSIQEKFNKDTLPQIWDEIRRKVNDYQSRLPPGAGPSIVNDDFGDVFGVYVAITGDGYTYNEIYKYAKLLQRELLQAQDVKKIVLYGVQPEVIYVEMRREQMAELGISQEHIYNALASKNLPVESGHLTLGKEYIPVNPTGMFKSEKDFGDLLIRGIGPNARSMVYLRDVAVIKRGYKEPSDPILRYDRKPAIGMAISTVSGGNVIAMGEALKKRFFELEALAPLGMKAYPIYLQTDAVSTAINGFLINLLEAVGVVIIVLLIFMGLRSGLIIGAILLITIMSTLLFMDVFEITLQRISLGALVIALGMLVDNAIVVTDGMRVRMARGADARTSAKEVAGQVAVPLFYATLIAIAAFAAIGMSQDSTGEYCRTLFYVILISLSISWLTAVTSTPLFCLNFLTTKNGKNNNGESGDPYAGKFYQFYRKFLSVSIRFRWITVCIVIGLFFLSLFGFKYVKNSFFPDSTSQQYYIDFRFPEGTHINETAKEIKRAENYLMECEGVDHVITFIGGGQIRFLLTYAPESRYNCYAQILVKVDDYKKIPALIKKTQRDLENLFPQAVVNTKAFVLGPSTGGKIQLRISGSDPEELRKLGKKAEEIILSDPAAKGLRNEWGNKVKVLRPQMAETQARRAGLGRPDIARAIAASVEGIRAGVYRKRDELIPIIARSPESERVDMDNLSTINVWSPVAGKTIPLGQLITGFKTDFEDANIWRRDRKKMLRIHADPRSGLASELLARIKPRIEKALGADVEQKLGKPVKPDEWDASTIPVKDQDLVPLKDMPGYYISWGGEAEDSSRAQSRLSSNIPIFFGLMILLVIILFNSIKKTLIIWLTVPLAIIGVTAGLLLFNQPFGFMALLGLMSLSGMMIKNAIVLIDQIDLEMTSGKTSFEAIVDSGVSRLIPVSMAALTTILGMAPLLQDAFFISMAVSIMFGLGFATLLTLIVIPVLYAIFFRVKNP
- a CDS encoding efflux RND transporter periplasmic adaptor subunit — encoded protein: MKPYMEINDNNFRLFDITRLILIGLIIFLVVFISSCSKEKAAIDKEPVVRPVKILTLTDICEISTRKFPGKVRASQRVDLAFQVPGLLIKLSVKEGQYVGKGELLAQINPKDFQINLKQAQGQLAMARASVERAQSDYERILRIKKEDSGATSQAMVDQRRAALDIANAEITSLEAAVEGAKDKLSYTYMSAPFAGVIAKRYVNNFGEVQAKQPIVSLQDISYVEILINVPENVVANIKEKNSSTFAEFTADPGKFYKLDYKEIGTEADPMTLTYQVVLMMKSPKGINIFPGMTANVLAKAELGECDSQTYVIPAICVFADEAGNSNVWVVDPGKMTVHKRKVATGNLTGEDSIQILKGLSYGEKIATSGVSMLREGMKVRDLDELEAYK
- a CDS encoding amino acid-binding protein, which encodes MKLKQIAVNIENSPGRFFEVIQILGNAGINLRAHNLVDTGECGILRLIVSDLAKARRILMEKQLPAIVENVVAAEIEDKPGQLAALLEPLQNAKVRVIYMYTYIGFCSGKTVMIFRFSDNDKAIEVLQENGIKLIDAKALGIDTT